One window from the genome of Calliopsis andreniformis isolate RMS-2024a chromosome 12, iyCalAndr_principal, whole genome shotgun sequence encodes:
- the Wnt10 gene encoding wnt oncogene analog 10, producing MPSSRSDRVYEGPPSRIATRIRTIMALLLILLENRRATCLMSNSVDDWVSGNAVVCNGIPGLTKEQRELCHRNPDVTVAAIKGLQMAISECQHQFMWHRWNCSSLTPSSRTQQSSVLLQRGYRETAFAFAISAAGVAHSVARACSMGRLLSCGCDPSSYKGKPPAKARGTQWKWGGCSHNLDYGMEFSRQFLDTREKAGDIQSTVNLHNNQAGRLAVASNMQVRCKCHGMSGSCELKTCWKVAPDFRIVGKTLKDRFRNAVLVAQSNLGSVTPLTRVRGSRRRRPDRQRQRKHRGGVSGGNAGGGGGRKRRPRDLAKQLFYYQKSPNFCERDPSADIPGTAGRRCNKTSSGGDGCGSLCCGRGYNVVRQRRVERCRCKFHWCCFVQCQNCTVEEWITVCK from the exons ATGCCTTCTTCTCGATCAGATCGCGTCTACGAAGGACCACCGTCTAGGATCGCTACAAGAATTCGAACCATCATGGCTCTCTTGCTTATTCTTCTCGAGAATCGTCG CGCGACCTGCTTAATGAGCAACTCCGTCGACGATTGGGTGAGCGGGAATGCTGTGGTTTGCAACGGTATTCCAGGACTGACGAAGGAGCAGCGCGAGCTATGTCACAGAAATCCAGACGTGACGGTTGCCGCGATCAAGGGCTTGCAAATGGCTATATccgagtgtcagcaccagttcaTGTGGCACAGATGGAACTGTTCGTCCCTGACACCTAGCAGCAGAACCCAACAGAGCAGCGTTCTTCTGCAGAGAG GCTACAGAGAAACGGCGTTCGCGTTCGCGATTTCGGCGGCTGGGGTGGCTCACAGTGTGGCCCGCGCGTGCAGCATGGGCCGGCTACTCTCCTGCGGATGTGACCCGTCGAGCTACAAGGGTAAGCCGCCTGCCAAGGCCAGGGGCACCCAATGGAAGTGGGGCGGCTGCTCTCACAACCTCGACTACGGCATGGAGTTCTCGAGACAGTTCCTAGATACTCGCGAGAAGGCCGGCGATATACAGTCAACAGTGAACCTTCACAACAATCAAGCTGGTCGCTTG GCTGTGGCGAGCAACATGCAAGTGCGCTGCAAGTGTCACGGTATGTCAGGTTCCTGCGAGCTGAAGACCTGCTGGAAAGTAGCGCCAGATTTCCGGATAGTTGGGAAAACGCTGAAGGATCGATTCCGGAACGCTGTGCTAGTCGCGCAGAGCAACTTGGGTAGCGTCACGCCGCTGACCAGAGTGAGAGGTTCGCGGAGGAGAAGGCCCGACAGACAGAGGCAGAGAAAACATCGCGGAGGAGTTTCCGGAGGAAACGCAGGTGGTGGTGGGGGGCGGAAGAGGAGGCCTCGAGATCTCGCGAAACAGCTGTTTTACTATCAAAAGTCGCCCAACTTTTGCGAAAGGGATCCGAGCGCAGACATCCCTGGCACAGCAGGTCGCAGATGCAATAAGACCAGCTCCGGCGGAGACGGATGTGGCAGTTTGTGCTGCGGCCGAGGATATAATGTTGTCAGGCAGCGTCGCGTAGAAAGGTGTCGATGCAAATTTCACTGGTGTTGCTTCGTGCAGTGCCAAAATTGTACGGTGGAAGAATGGATCACCGTTTGCAAATGA